A window of Tautonia plasticadhaerens contains these coding sequences:
- a CDS encoding YybH family protein, with protein sequence MPTLVEDLPMNRPTPSRAARLTALATLAALLTPDVGPACPVAPTAERPQENADVEADTDLDSPEARREDRESIRAAMRSFEAAFEARDAEALASHWTAQGEYLDEGGKRIRGRAALRAGFAAFFAATPEVTAEVRPGPIRFLSDGTAIEEGAVAVRRGPAEPETRAAYSALLVREGGRWLMAQLEESPGGGPSVGDLAWLVGEWRSAAGEAAEIRTTYEWAPGEAFLQAKFTLKERAMDLGGTQVIGHDPETGALHSWTFEAGGGIGEADWHPDGDHWVLEAAGTLTDGRTLFETNILRRVDDDTFTWQSIGRLLEDVELPDLPPVKVTRVEPQE encoded by the coding sequence ATGCCCACCCTTGTTGAGGACCTGCCCATGAACCGGCCGACCCCCTCCCGAGCGGCCAGGCTCACGGCCCTGGCCACCCTCGCCGCCCTGCTGACACCGGACGTCGGTCCGGCCTGTCCCGTCGCACCGACGGCCGAGCGGCCGCAAGAGAATGCGGACGTGGAAGCCGATACCGACCTCGATTCCCCCGAGGCCCGGCGGGAGGACCGCGAGTCCATCCGGGCGGCGATGCGCTCCTTCGAGGCGGCGTTCGAGGCCCGGGACGCCGAGGCCCTCGCCTCGCACTGGACCGCCCAGGGCGAGTACCTCGACGAGGGGGGCAAGCGGATCCGGGGCAGGGCGGCGCTCCGGGCCGGGTTCGCCGCCTTCTTCGCCGCCACGCCCGAGGTCACGGCCGAGGTCCGGCCGGGTCCGATCCGGTTCCTCTCCGACGGCACCGCGATCGAGGAGGGGGCCGTGGCCGTCCGTCGAGGACCGGCGGAGCCGGAGACCCGGGCCGCCTACTCCGCCCTGCTCGTCCGGGAGGGCGGGCGATGGCTGATGGCCCAGCTGGAGGAGTCTCCCGGCGGCGGGCCCTCGGTCGGGGACCTGGCCTGGCTCGTCGGCGAGTGGCGGTCGGCGGCCGGCGAGGCGGCCGAGATCCGGACGACCTACGAGTGGGCCCCGGGGGAGGCGTTCCTCCAGGCGAAGTTCACCCTCAAGGAGCGGGCGATGGACCTCGGCGGGACTCAGGTCATCGGGCACGACCCCGAGACCGGGGCCCTCCACTCCTGGACCTTCGAGGCCGGCGGGGGCATCGGCGAGGCCGACTGGCACCCCGATGGCGACCACTGGGTCCTCGAAGCGGCCGGCACCTTGACCGACGGCCGGACCCTCTTCGAAACCAACATCCTCCGCCGGGTCGACGACGACACCTTCACCTGGCAGTCGATCGGCCGCCTGCTCGAGGACGTCGAGCTTCCCGACCTACCCCCCGTCAAGGTGACCCGGGTCGAGCCGCAGGAGTGA
- a CDS encoding DUF1254 domain-containing protein, with translation MSALQSTSICSLTAMPPAATAAQGRGPISPEEAHRIGTAPDIYGDPRVTMELTRRVMTNVASPTGSDAPMGRFAHLRACPTPEDTAVTAPNADTPAPLAWLDPSDGPHAPRVPDAGARDFLKPMLGGWTDVFQVPGSRTAGTGAQPDAITGPGGGGTAEVNGRNFSAKAGLHGTNYPQWAFVTAIGLGANRPQDALYPFTAEDGSWTPPDVSKAD, from the coding sequence GTGAGTGCCCTCCAATCGACCTCGATCTGCTCGCTCACCGCGATGCCCCCCGCCGCGACGGCCGCCCAGGGCCGGGGCCCGATCTCCCCCGAGGAGGCCCACCGGATCGGGACGGCGCCCGACATCTACGGCGACCCGCGGGTGACCATGGAGCTCACGCGACGGGTGATGACTAACGTCGCCTCCCCGACCGGGAGTGACGCCCCGATGGGCCGGTTCGCCCACCTCCGGGCCTGCCCGACGCCGGAGGACACGGCGGTCACGGCGCCGAACGCCGACACGCCCGCTCCGCTCGCCTGGCTCGACCCCTCCGACGGCCCGCACGCCCCCCGCGTCCCCGACGCCGGGGCCCGCGATTTCCTGAAACCGATGCTCGGCGGCTGGACCGACGTGTTCCAGGTCCCCGGCTCCCGGACGGCCGGAACAGGTGCCCAGCCCGACGCGATCACGGGGCCCGGCGGGGGGGGGACCGCCGAGGTCAACGGCCGGAACTTCTCGGCGAAGGCCGGCCTTCACGGCACCAATTACCCCCAGTGGGCCTTCGTCACGGCGATCGGCCTCGGCGCCAATCGGCCCCAGGACGCGCTCTATCCTTTCACGGCGGAGGACGGCTCGTGGACGCCGCCGGACGTCTCGAAGGCCGATTGA
- a CDS encoding WD40 repeat domain-containing serine/threonine protein kinase — MPLDPSRVQRVFLEVVELPDPEGYPDALDRACGADSELKGRVEALLRAHHRPDARLDRPIADEAVPGPGPLGSGSWYAGDETTARPSAPAPAEGRRSEPEFDLDRILGRPARREEAVRPAAVVDGYEVQGELGRGGMGVVYKARQVVLDRPCVLKMILGGVHARPEAAARFLVEAQSIARLHHPNIVQIYHVGEWDGLTFLELEYVEGGGLDRVLDGTPWEARRAAGLVEPLGRAVAEAHRREVVHRDIKPANILIAADGSPKLSDFGLAKALGVDSGLTATEAIMGSPSYMAPEQAEGKTRHSGPKADVYSLGAVLYELLTGRPPFKGATLLETLEQTRSVEPIPPSRLVPGVPRDLETIALKCLQKDPARRYESAGALADDLSRFLAGEPIVARRVSAAERAWRWCRRHPSPAALTAAVVLVAALGLIGVLWQWQEAVRARDLAATRATAEADARRQAEASLVELYAASGIAAGDQGDYGRAALWFANAARKAEADPDRRSSNAIRSRTWGDRAIRPLRAVVADGAWPGGLRFHPGGHFLLSKTVIGGSTRDAEHSLWDLDRERPIPFPGGPDSATAASWSPDGSRIAFAGEDEQGGVVLRPFPDGGPPTRIPFPGRIRLLEFGDGGRLLAIAGGNVARVWDVRAGAFASPALEHPEAVTTLAIHPEGRSLATGCLDQQARLFALPKEDGEPTWPPVRHLQAGSRGPWDRLFFAPPMFVDGGRGLITWGGEGDLTWRSTATGEVTRTLESPELSGRIAGVEASPDGRYVAAFGHMLPANVRVFELSSGEPVGPILEHENTISGVCFSPDGRTLLTGSTDNTARLWSVPDGTPLARPLDLHRAVQLVAFAPGGRAIATQDGDLIRLWGLPRQAAPKARLPLDNPASFVSISPDGTLAIPTGVSFEPDRGLRSVRAYRISTGRPAGPGFPAGGVVIDAAFSPDGRSVAVLGSGAGGPGEGPSASCWDWSTGRRRWRSGLPSEPRSLAYRPDGRRLAVLCGGGELLVFDPADGREVRRWQAHEPEPAHHWVNNGEARYSPDGRSILTWGMGNDLRAWEADSGRPRFAPISHEDKCHDVRFSPDGLLLATASYDGSVRVRDVETGATVAELPEHPDIVYSAAFSPDGRLLATACRDREVRVWDWEAGRLACPPFEHEKDAVEAVFSPDGRLVLSVGNDATARAWDWRSGKPLMPPLRLDGNPMSIVAAPDGRHAVVGGFLGALAVIDLSGLAPGDAVDPVALCHQAELLSGQRLHDGGGTVNLSADEWLERWRGSRGRTIEAMASP; from the coding sequence ATGCCCCTGGACCCGAGCCGAGTGCAGCGCGTGTTCCTCGAGGTCGTCGAGCTTCCCGACCCCGAGGGGTATCCCGACGCCCTGGACCGGGCTTGCGGCGCGGACTCGGAGCTGAAGGGGCGGGTCGAGGCGCTGCTGAGGGCCCACCACCGACCCGATGCGCGGCTCGACCGGCCGATCGCCGACGAGGCCGTCCCGGGCCCCGGGCCGCTCGGCTCGGGGTCCTGGTACGCGGGGGACGAGACGACGGCCAGGCCGTCGGCCCCGGCACCGGCCGAGGGCCGCCGATCCGAGCCCGAGTTCGACCTCGACCGCATCCTCGGCCGGCCCGCACGGCGGGAGGAGGCCGTTCGCCCGGCGGCGGTCGTCGACGGCTACGAGGTCCAGGGGGAGCTGGGACGCGGGGGGATGGGGGTGGTCTACAAGGCCCGCCAGGTGGTGCTGGACCGCCCCTGCGTGTTGAAGATGATCCTCGGGGGCGTCCACGCGAGGCCGGAGGCCGCCGCCCGGTTCCTGGTCGAGGCCCAGTCGATCGCCCGGCTCCACCACCCGAACATCGTCCAGATCTACCACGTCGGCGAGTGGGACGGCCTGACCTTCCTGGAGCTGGAGTACGTCGAGGGCGGCGGGCTGGATCGCGTGCTCGACGGCACCCCCTGGGAGGCCCGACGGGCGGCCGGGCTGGTCGAGCCGCTGGGCAGGGCCGTCGCGGAGGCCCACCGCCGGGAGGTCGTGCACCGGGACATCAAGCCGGCCAACATCTTGATCGCGGCCGACGGCTCGCCGAAGCTCTCGGACTTCGGCCTGGCCAAGGCGCTGGGCGTCGACTCGGGCCTGACGGCGACCGAGGCGATCATGGGCTCCCCCAGCTACATGGCCCCCGAGCAGGCCGAGGGCAAGACCAGGCACAGCGGCCCGAAGGCCGACGTCTATTCGCTGGGGGCCGTCCTCTACGAACTGCTGACCGGCCGGCCCCCGTTCAAGGGGGCGACCCTGCTAGAGACGCTCGAACAGACCCGGTCGGTCGAGCCGATCCCGCCGTCTCGGCTGGTGCCCGGGGTCCCGAGGGACCTGGAGACGATCGCCCTGAAGTGCCTGCAGAAGGATCCGGCACGGCGATACGAGTCGGCCGGGGCGTTGGCCGACGACCTGTCCCGATTCCTGGCGGGGGAGCCGATCGTGGCCCGTCGGGTCTCGGCGGCGGAGCGGGCCTGGCGATGGTGCCGTCGGCACCCGTCGCCGGCCGCCTTGACGGCGGCCGTCGTCCTGGTCGCCGCCCTCGGCCTGATCGGCGTGCTCTGGCAGTGGCAAGAGGCGGTCCGGGCCCGGGACCTGGCCGCGACCCGGGCGACGGCCGAGGCCGACGCCCGACGCCAGGCCGAGGCCTCGCTCGTCGAGCTGTACGCCGCCAGCGGCATCGCGGCCGGGGACCAGGGCGACTATGGCCGGGCGGCCCTCTGGTTCGCCAACGCCGCCCGGAAGGCGGAGGCCGATCCCGACCGCCGGTCGAGCAACGCGATCCGGTCCCGAACCTGGGGCGATCGGGCGATCCGGCCGCTCCGGGCCGTGGTCGCCGACGGGGCCTGGCCCGGGGGCCTCCGCTTCCACCCGGGCGGGCACTTCCTGCTCTCGAAGACCGTGATCGGCGGCTCGACGCGGGATGCCGAGCATTCCCTCTGGGACCTCGATCGCGAGCGGCCCATCCCGTTCCCGGGCGGGCCGGACTCGGCGACGGCGGCCTCCTGGAGCCCCGACGGTTCCCGGATTGCCTTCGCAGGAGAAGACGAGCAGGGGGGGGTGGTCCTCCGCCCGTTTCCCGATGGAGGGCCGCCGACCCGCATCCCGTTCCCCGGCCGGATCCGGCTGCTGGAATTCGGCGACGGCGGCCGGCTGCTGGCGATCGCCGGCGGCAACGTCGCCCGGGTCTGGGACGTCCGAGCCGGCGCGTTCGCCTCGCCGGCCCTCGAACATCCCGAGGCGGTCACGACGCTGGCGATCCACCCGGAGGGCCGCTCGCTGGCCACCGGCTGCCTCGACCAGCAGGCCCGCCTCTTCGCCCTCCCCAAGGAGGACGGCGAACCGACCTGGCCGCCGGTGCGGCACCTCCAGGCGGGCTCGCGAGGCCCCTGGGACCGCCTCTTCTTCGCCCCCCCGATGTTCGTCGACGGCGGCCGGGGGCTGATCACCTGGGGAGGGGAAGGCGACCTGACCTGGCGGTCGACCGCGACGGGCGAGGTGACCCGGACGCTCGAATCCCCCGAGCTGTCGGGGAGGATCGCCGGGGTCGAGGCGAGCCCGGACGGCCGATACGTCGCGGCCTTCGGGCACATGCTCCCGGCCAATGTCCGGGTGTTCGAGCTCTCCTCGGGCGAGCCGGTCGGGCCGATCCTGGAGCACGAGAACACGATCTCGGGCGTCTGCTTCAGCCCCGACGGCCGGACGCTCCTGACCGGCTCGACCGACAACACGGCCCGTCTCTGGTCCGTCCCCGACGGCACGCCCCTGGCCCGGCCCCTGGACCTGCACCGCGCCGTCCAGCTCGTCGCGTTCGCCCCGGGGGGGCGGGCGATCGCCACCCAGGACGGCGACCTCATCCGCCTCTGGGGACTGCCGCGGCAGGCGGCGCCCAAGGCCCGGCTCCCGCTGGACAACCCGGCGTCGTTCGTCTCGATCAGCCCCGACGGCACCCTCGCGATCCCGACCGGGGTCTCGTTCGAGCCGGACCGGGGGCTCCGGAGCGTCCGCGCCTACCGCATCTCGACCGGCCGGCCCGCGGGGCCGGGCTTCCCCGCCGGGGGTGTCGTGATCGACGCGGCCTTCTCGCCCGACGGGCGGTCGGTCGCCGTCCTCGGCTCGGGGGCCGGCGGCCCGGGGGAGGGCCCCTCGGCTTCCTGCTGGGACTGGTCGACCGGCCGCCGGCGATGGCGGTCGGGGCTGCCCTCCGAGCCCCGGAGCCTGGCCTACCGCCCCGACGGCCGGCGCCTCGCCGTGCTCTGCGGCGGCGGCGAGCTGCTCGTCTTCGACCCGGCCGACGGCCGGGAGGTCCGCCGATGGCAGGCCCACGAGCCCGAGCCCGCGCACCACTGGGTCAACAACGGCGAGGCCCGCTACAGCCCCGACGGCCGATCGATCCTGACCTGGGGCATGGGCAACGACCTCCGCGCCTGGGAGGCCGACTCGGGCCGGCCCCGGTTCGCCCCCATCAGCCACGAGGACAAGTGCCACGACGTGCGATTCTCCCCGGACGGCCTCCTCCTCGCGACCGCGTCCTACGACGGCTCGGTCCGGGTCCGGGACGTCGAGACCGGGGCAACCGTGGCCGAGCTTCCCGAGCACCCGGACATCGTCTATTCCGCCGCGTTCAGCCCCGACGGGAGGCTGCTGGCGACCGCCTGCCGGGACCGCGAGGTCCGGGTCTGGGACTGGGAGGCCGGCCGGCTCGCCTGCCCCCCGTTCGAGCACGAGAAGGACGCCGTCGAGGCCGTCTTCTCTCCCGACGGGCGCCTGGTGCTCTCGGTGGGGAACGACGCCACGGCCCGGGCCTGGGACTGGCGCTCGGGCAAGCCCCTCATGCCCCCCCTCCGGCTCGACGGCAACCCGATGAGCATCGTCGCCGCCCCGGACGGCCGCCACGCGGTGGTCGGCGGGTTCCTGGGCGCCCTGGCCGTGATCGACCTCTCCGGACTCGCGCCCGGCGACGCGGTCGACCCGGTCGCCCTCTGCCACCAGGCCGAACTCCTCTCCGGCCAACGGCTTCACGACGGGGGAGGGACGGTCAACCTGTCGGCGGACGAGTGGCTCGAACGCTGGCGAGGGTCCCGAGGGCGGACGATCGAGGCGATGGCCTCCCCCTGA
- a CDS encoding ECF-type sigma factor — MEHRHGDAPATLNPRASEAPLAASDLLPLVYDELRRLAARRLSHVPPGQSLQATALVHEAYLRLVGDGPGPLWDGRGHFFAAAAEAMRRILVDRARAKRRLKRGGGLHRVDLDDPPGPDPDEQLLALDDALDRLAGEDPVAAKVVELRQFAGLGHEEVAAGLGITVYLARKKWTYARAWLRDDLGD, encoded by the coding sequence ATGGAACACCGACACGGCGACGCACCGGCGACGCTGAATCCCCGGGCCTCGGAGGCGCCCCTCGCGGCGAGCGACCTGCTGCCGCTGGTCTACGACGAGCTGCGTCGGCTGGCGGCGAGGCGGCTGTCCCACGTCCCCCCGGGCCAGTCGCTCCAGGCGACGGCCCTGGTGCACGAGGCCTACCTGCGGCTGGTCGGGGACGGCCCGGGTCCCCTCTGGGACGGCCGGGGCCACTTCTTCGCCGCCGCGGCCGAGGCCATGCGGCGGATCCTGGTCGACCGTGCCCGGGCCAAGCGCCGGCTGAAGCGTGGCGGCGGGCTCCATCGGGTCGACCTCGACGACCCGCCCGGTCCGGACCCCGACGAGCAGTTGCTGGCGCTGGACGACGCCCTGGACCGGCTGGCGGGCGAGGACCCGGTCGCGGCCAAGGTGGTCGAGCTTCGGCAGTTCGCCGGGCTCGGGCACGAGGAGGTCGCCGCCGGGCTCGGGATCACCGTCTACCTCGCCCGCAAGAAGTGGACCTACGCCCGGGCCTGGCTCCGCGACGACCTCGGCGATTGA
- a CDS encoding HAD family hydrolase — protein MSRILFALTLAIVAAASSPAAGREEPLPSWVDGPTKRAILEFVGRVSDEAGPGFVPVADRIAVFDNDGTLWCEQPVYVQAVFIRDRVRALAERHPGWRETPPYSAVLDGDRDALAALGEKGVAELVSATHAGMTVEEFRRIAEDWIALAEHPRFDRPYTGCVYQPMLELLGYLRSHGFKTFIVSGGGVEFMRPWTGPVYGIPPEQVVGSTIRTAYREVDGRAELVRLPEIDFIDDKAGKPVGIGRHIGRRPIAAFGNSDGDYEMLRYATEGPGPRLGLIVHHTDADREYAYDRDSPVGRLDRALDEAADRGWVVADMARDWARVFPPPSSADARPPGEAGVPATPTGPIRPEMP, from the coding sequence ATGTCCCGAATCCTGTTCGCCCTCACCCTGGCGATCGTCGCCGCGGCCTCCTCCCCGGCGGCCGGTCGGGAGGAACCCCTCCCGTCCTGGGTCGACGGCCCGACGAAGCGGGCGATCCTCGAATTCGTCGGCCGGGTCTCGGACGAGGCCGGGCCCGGCTTCGTCCCCGTCGCCGACCGGATCGCCGTCTTCGACAACGACGGCACCCTCTGGTGCGAGCAGCCGGTCTACGTCCAGGCCGTCTTCATCCGGGACCGGGTCCGGGCCCTGGCCGAGCGGCACCCGGGATGGCGGGAGACGCCGCCCTACTCGGCCGTGCTGGACGGCGACCGGGACGCCCTCGCCGCCCTCGGCGAGAAGGGGGTCGCCGAACTCGTCTCGGCGACCCACGCGGGAATGACCGTCGAGGAGTTCCGCCGGATCGCCGAGGACTGGATCGCCTTGGCCGAGCACCCCCGGTTCGACCGGCCCTACACGGGGTGCGTCTACCAGCCCATGCTCGAACTGCTGGGATATCTGCGCTCGCACGGGTTCAAGACGTTCATCGTCTCGGGGGGCGGGGTCGAGTTCATGAGGCCCTGGACCGGCCCGGTCTACGGCATCCCCCCCGAGCAGGTGGTCGGCAGCACGATCCGGACCGCCTACCGGGAGGTCGACGGCCGGGCCGAGCTGGTCCGGCTGCCGGAGATCGACTTCATCGACGACAAGGCCGGCAAGCCCGTCGGCATCGGCCGGCACATCGGCCGGCGGCCGATCGCCGCCTTCGGCAACTCCGACGGCGACTACGAGATGCTCCGCTACGCCACCGAGGGGCCCGGCCCCCGACTCGGCCTGATCGTCCACCACACCGACGCCGATCGGGAGTACGCCTACGACCGGGACTCCCCGGTCGGCCGGCTGGACCGGGCGCTCGACGAGGCCGCCGACCGCGGCTGGGTCGTGGCCGACATGGCCCGGGACTGGGCCCGGGTCTTCCCGCCCCCCTCCTCGGCCGACGCCCGGCCCCCCGGGGAGGCCGGGGTGCCGGCGACGCCGACCGGGCCGATCCGGCCCGAGATGCCCTGA
- a CDS encoding DUF4394 domain-containing protein, whose amino-acid sequence MNLRAITPIVAALLGLAAAGPAGGATVYSIGDGGLSLLRYSTDDPGDVSRVGFFGGPLDGLDSIDFRPSTGQLYGYQDLTDSYFTVDLSTAALTLATAPDVGATTNTFFLGMDWNPTIDRLRVVTDSTQNLVYNPETGTANAVTNLFYVPGDPNEAFTPLVIENAYTNSLRSNFGGTTQQYVLDYGLDVLATLDNNTGRLESIGELMLAGSVLDFDEFVGFDIESTAVGVNTARALLTVDGVAGLYTIDLTTAEATFLGALGSGFGPTYGLAVAPIPEPTSLALVAIGTVPLGVMSACRRRRRRRASRPVPTGDDGG is encoded by the coding sequence ACTCGATCGGCGACGGCGGCCTCTCCCTGCTCCGCTACTCGACCGACGACCCCGGCGACGTCTCCCGGGTCGGCTTCTTTGGCGGCCCCCTCGACGGCCTCGACTCGATCGACTTCCGCCCGTCGACCGGCCAGCTCTACGGCTACCAGGACCTCACCGACTCCTACTTCACCGTCGACCTGAGCACCGCCGCGCTCACCCTGGCGACGGCCCCGGACGTCGGCGCCACCACGAACACCTTCTTCCTCGGGATGGACTGGAACCCGACGATCGACCGCCTCCGGGTCGTCACCGACAGCACCCAGAACCTCGTCTACAACCCGGAAACCGGCACGGCGAACGCGGTCACAAACCTGTTCTACGTGCCGGGGGATCCGAACGAGGCGTTCACGCCGCTGGTGATCGAGAACGCCTACACCAACAGCCTCCGTTCCAACTTCGGCGGGACGACGCAGCAGTACGTCCTCGATTACGGCCTCGACGTCCTGGCGACGCTGGACAACAACACCGGCCGACTGGAGTCGATCGGTGAGCTGATGCTCGCCGGCTCGGTATTGGACTTCGACGAGTTCGTCGGCTTCGACATCGAGTCGACGGCAGTCGGGGTCAACACCGCCCGGGCGCTGCTAACGGTCGACGGGGTGGCCGGCCTGTACACGATCGACCTGACGACCGCCGAGGCGACGTTCCTGGGGGCCCTCGGTTCGGGGTTCGGGCCGACCTACGGCCTGGCCGTCGCGCCGATCCCGGAGCCGACGAGCCTGGCCCTGGTCGCGATCGGGACCGTGCCCTTGGGGGTGATGTCCGCCTGTCGCCGTCGCCGGCGTCGTCGGGCCTCACGGCCGGTGCCCACCGGCGACGACGGGGGTTGA